AGCGATCTGCCTTATCCGGAAGGTCTGGCGGCTGCCGAAATCTTGAAAGTAGGCAGCGGCAGCGCTGCTGGAACCAAAGAAAATGGCATCAGAGAAATTTTGTCCGGTGGTATTATTTCGGCAATCGTTAGTCTGGGCACAAGCGGTTTTCAGGTGATTTCGTCCGAAGTGCACTATTGGTTCACCTTCGGCAAAATCACTTCGCAACTGCCGATCGGTTTCTCCTCCGCTTTGCTGGGAGCCGGTTATCTGATCGGTATCGCCAGCGGCATGGCCATGCTGACGGGCACAATTCTGGCCTGGGGTGTATTTGTACCCTATCTCACCTCGATTACGCCCCCGGCCGCCGGGCAGAGCGCCAGCGCCCTCGCCTCCGCGATCTGGGCCCAAAAGGTGCGGCTTATCGGCGCCGGTGCGATCGGTATTGCCGCCATATGGACATTGTTTACGCTTATAAAACCCATTATAGAAGGCATGCAGATTTCAATGCAGGCCATGAACCGTCAGGACGCCGGGAAAACCCTGCATCGCATGGATACTGACATGTCGCCTAAAGCGACCGGTATGGTTCTGGCCGTTATTCTGATCGGACTGCTGGGAACCTTTTATTCCTTTATCGCTGACGCAAACCTGGCGGCTGGCACTACCTGGCTCTTTGTAATCGCCGGTGTGGCCGTCGCCATCTGCATGGGTTTCTTCGTGGCCGCAGCCTGCGGCTATATGGCCGGACTGATTGGCACCTCGGCCAGCCCGATCTCGGGGATCGGCATCCTGGGGATCATTATCTCCTCGCTGGTGGTACTGGGCATCGGTTCTACCGTCAGCCTTTTCGACACGGCAATGGGCACCAAGTTCGCCATTGCGCTGGCGATTTTTATAACCAGCGTTATTGTCAGCATCGCCGCTATTTCGAACGATAACCTCCAGGACCTCAAGACCGGCTATCTGGTCGGCGCCACCCCCTGGCGGCAGCAGGTGGCCTTGCTGCTGGGCTGCATCGTCGGAGCCTTCGCTATCGCACCGGTATTAAATCTCTTATATGAAGCATACGGTTTTGTCGGCGCCATGCCGCGCCCCGGTATGGATGAAAGTCAGGTCCTGTCCGCGCCGCAGGCAACGCTGATGTCCACGATCGCCCAAGGGATCTTCAGCCATAACCTGGACTGGAACTACATTCTTGGCGGCGTGGGCGTCGGGATCGCGATGATCATTGTGGACCGCCTCCTGAAAAAGAACTCGGCGAAATATTCCCTCCCTCCCCTGGCTGTCGGCATGGGAATTTATCTGCCGCCGACTTTGGAAATGCCGCTTATCCTGGGTGCCGTTATGAGCTATTTCGTGTTCCGGTACCTGCGTAACCGGGCGGCTGAGCGGAGTCCGCAAAACATCGAAGAAGATGTGGAAGCCTGCAACCGCCACGGGGTGCTGTTTGCGTCCGGCCTTATCGTCGGGGAAAGCATAATGGGCGTTATCATCGCCATTATCATCGTATTCTCCGTAACGAGCGGCGGCAGCGACGCACCGCTGGCCCTCGTCAAGGAATTCGGACCCACGGCCGATTGGCTCGGCCTGGCCGTATTCATCGCGATGATTGTTCTTTTTGTGCAGCGGATAGTCAGTGTAAAATTCGAAACGAACAAATAATTACTCCGCTGTAGTTTATGGCTGTTTTTTTAGGTGCGCAAGCGTTTTTTCCAAAAACGTTTGCGGCACCCCTCTTCATTTTACGCAGCAATTTGTTTACTGCCCGTTTCACTACAATACTCCCAGACTGCCCCGGTATTATGCTTCATCCTTTGAGATTCAACCGGCTGACTCTGGCTATCCCGCCCGCTGGTTGATCATAGCCGTTTTTCAGCCGGCGCATCATTCGGACATTGTTTAATTCAGCCATAATGCGCTTATGCTCGTTTACGGCGTCTTGCATGGCTTGATCGCTTAGAGCCAGTATTTCTCCCTGCTTAACCTCAATTACCCGAATAACGGGCTTGAACTCATCAGGCATTTCCCGGTCATTGTTGCCTCTTAAGTCATGGTTTAGAGCAGCGAGTTCATTGAGCAGCGCAGCCCGTTCTCTGAGCAGCCGGCGAAGTCCGGTCATCTCCCGGCGGCGGACGAAACGGCTTTGCGTTGCGGTATTGATAAGGATTTTTTCAAGAAGCTCCAGCTTTTTCAGCAAAGCTGCCTGAAATTCACACTGATCCGCCATGATCAGCTCCCGGTATTGAGATAGGACTGCAGGGCTGTCAGCTGCGCATTCATCTGGCTGATATAAGTTTCCAGAGAGGTATATTGGGCGTAAAGCCTCTCCTCTTCCTCATCCAGCCGTTCTTCTTCTTTCTCAATTCTCTCCTGATAATCGTTAATGGCATTGGTCAGCACATTATCGGTAGAGGAAGCGTCGCCGCTTGTCCCCGCCTTCTGCAGCAGCAGTCCCTTATTGCCGCTGTTGTCCCGGATGGTTGAAACATTGGCCTGCAGAATGTCGTAGAACCGGTAGGCCAGGCCCTCCTCTTTGTAGCGGGTCTGCAGCTCGCCGCTGTTTAAGGTGCGCACGGTGGTAGTCCCGGAATAGGCAGACGACTGCTGGGTGAAGAGATTCATCACTCCCTCAGGGTTGGCCTCAATGGCTTCTTTTAGCTTGGTCTCGTCAATATGCAATTTGCCCTTTTCATCATAAGTGCCAGTGGTAATGCCGATGCCGCTGATCGTGACCGACTGGCCGGCAACCGAATCGTACACAGCCGTCCGCAGGTTGCTCAGCAGGTTTTTCAGCACCGAGTCGCCGGCTAAGAGACCGGTTTTGGCCTTGGCCTCCCACTCTTCTATTTCGTCTTCCGACATTTCGGCCTTCTGATCTTCCGTCAGCGGCGGATAATCCGAATCATACTCGGCGGATAACTCGGCGTTGATGCTGTCAATCAGCGCATTATAATCATTGACAAAACCGGCAATGGTATCGTAAATGGTGTCAGTATCCTGCGCCAGGGTTACGGTAACCGCTTCCGTAGTAGTTTCGTTTAGGGTATAGATCACGCCGTCAACAGTTACGGTATTGGAGCTGCGGGTCAGTTCCTGCCCGTCCAGAGTCAGCTTGGCGTCCTGTCCGGCAGAGGCCTGGCTCAAGGCAGCCGCCAGAAAGGTGCTGTCGGTCTCAGTCACGGTCAGGGTTTGCCCGGCGCCGGTCTCGCCGGCTGTTAATACCAGCTGATCGGAAAGAGAGTTGTAGGAAAGAGTCACGCCGGCGTCGCTTTGATTAATTTTCTTCATCACTTGGTCCAAGGTATCGTCTTTGTCAAAGGTAAAGCTGACCCCGTTGACCGCAAATTCGACCTGATCGTCGCTGTTGAAGGTGAAGCTGTTGGCTATAGTGCCGGCTAGCGTCTCCAAGGTGGCGGAGGTATCAATCCGGTTGGACAGGATCGCTCCTTCGCCGCTGAAGCCAAGCGACTCCAAGGCACTGCTGGACGAACCGGAACTGCTGACGGTAATCTTCTGCACGCCGCTGCCGGAAGCAGCGGCAATGGTCAGCACCCCGGCGTCCTCGGTCACCGTCACCTTACCCTCGCCTACGGCCTTGTCGATGGCTGTCTGCAGGGACGCGGCATCGGCAACCGAATCATCCAGAGTCACCGTCTTTTTGCTGCCATCCACTTCGATCACAAAGCTTTTGCCTGTCAGGGACGAATAATCGGCGGCACTGGCGCCCCGGATATCCTGCGACAGTCTGCCGTCAGTCGTCCGAGTGGCTGCCGTGGCCAGCTGGCTGACCTGGATGCTGTGGGTTCCCGCCGCGGCGCCGCTGCCGGCTGTCACCGTCACGGCACTGCTGCTGCTGGTCTGGAATTGCCGGAAAGTGCTCTGGCTCAGCAGGCTGCTGGAGGAAGTCACGTCAAAGTACTTGCTGGTAAAGGACTGCACCTCGCTGATAATGCCGCGGTATGTCTCCTGCCTCCATTCCGCCAGCTGCTGCTGTTGCTGCAGCTTGTTTAATTTGGTTTTTTTTGCGCTCATCAATTGCTCGACAATCGAATCCACATCAATGCCGGAAACCAGTCCGGTAACTCTTGTCGTTCCGCTGACCGTAGTTGATGTCACGCTGCTTGAACTGGACATTCATCCCGCCTCCTTCTCTTTTTCCCGGATCATGCTAAGAAGTCTACCAGCGTTTTGTTGATCGTCTTTGCTCCCACTGCCAGAGACGCCTCATAAACATATTCGGCCGTGGTCAGCGCTATGGAAGCTTCCGCTGTATCCACATCCTCGTTGTTGCTCATCAGAGTGGTATAGGTTTCATGGTCATTGCTCAGGCGGTTTTTCGTCATGTTGACATAGTTCATGCGGGCCCCCAAGTCGGCCTGCTCCGTCAGTACCCGCTCGTGATCTTCGTCCCAGTCGGTGAGCAGGTCGTCAATTTCAAAATTATTGGCGGTCACTGTGACGGCAGCCGGCGTCCCGCTAACTTCAGCCGTCTTATAGCTGGTTTCGCCGTCCAGAGCCAGGAGCAGCTTGGCAAAAGTATCGAACAGATTGCTGTCAGTCTCCTGGCCGGTGACATCCTGGCCTTCCAGGTTTACCGCCACCTGGGCGCCATAGCCAATATTGTATTGGATGGCTTGGTCGCCGCTGTCCTGATATATATCCGACGCGTTAGCCGTGCAAAAGGCGGTGATATCTGCGTCGCTGAGGGAATCGGCCATCGGCCCGCCGATGCTCAGATACTGGCCTTTAAACATCACTTTATCGCCGGCAGAGGTGGAGACCAATTCAAACGGCGCCTCGTCGGTGGCAAAACCGGCAAAAACATAGCGCCCGGCGTAAGAAGTATTCATGACGTCAACTGCTTCCTGCTGCAGCTGGATCACTTCTGCCTTGATTTTCTGCAGTTCCTCCTCGGTCAAAACATCGCTGGAAGCCTCTACCGTCAATTCCCGCGCCCGGGTAATAATATCGCCTAAATCGTTGAGGGCGCTCTCGGTTACTTTCTGCCAGGAAGCAGCGTCTTCCACGTTTTTTTGGTATTGGGCCACCGTATCAACATAGTTGCGGTATTTGATGGCCCGCGTCGCTACCACAGGGTCGTCGGAGGGGAGCTGAATCTTCTGCTGGCTCGACATCTGCTGCTGGGCTTTGCTCAGCCGTGCGGCGTTTTTATTGATATTCCAGACGGTATCGGCAATCATCATGTTGTTGGTGATCCGCATTTTATTCTCATCCTCCCTTCTTTAATCTGACGATACCATATTGATCGTCGTGGCGTAAATTTGGTTCCATACAGTGACCATTTGCGCCGATGCGTCGTAAGCCTGCTGATATTTGGTCATGTTGGCCGTTTCTTCATTGGTGGAGACGCCCGCCAGAGAAGAACGGCTGCCGCTGATATATTTCACCAGCGTGGTCTGATTGTCATTTTGCCGTTGGGCATAGGCGCTGGACGTGCCAAGAGTGGCGATAATCGAGTTCATAAAGTCCTCAGGGGTGCCGCTGTTGAACATGCGGGAATCCTGCACGATGCTGATCAGGTCATTGATGTTTTCATTATTCTCGTCCCCGCCGGCCGCAGAGGCAGCGGCAATCGTGTTGATATCGCCCAGCACATCCTGGGACAGCGATATATTGGCGGCCGTGATATTGGCGTAGACCTCATCCGTACCGGCGCCGCTGGCCATCAGGTCGGCTGACGACAGGCCGTCAAAGGAGAAAAAGCGGATGCCGGTGGACCCGTCGAGGCCGACACCACCGGCATGGCCGCCGTAATAGGAGGCGCCGCCTTTGTAGATGCCTTCATTGAAGGCTTTGGCAAAGGTGCGGGCAAACTCGTCCAACTGGCTGATATAGCAGGGGATTCCCTTGCTGTCTGAGCCAGCGCTGTCCCGCATGTCGAGCAGGGCTTTAAGCGAACCGTTGTCGCCCGGATCGAATGACGCACCGGTATCTTTCCAGCGGATGCCGTACAAGCCGTTTTGGGCGCTGCCGTCGGTTATGGTATACGCTTCCAGCTGCCGGGCTTTGTCGCCATTGACCAGCGTGGAGCCGTCGACCGTGATGGACAGGACTTTTGTTTCCGTGCCATCAGACTGAGTGCCTGTCACAATTTCACTGACCCGGATGCCGGCCAGCTTGGCCAGCTCGTCAATCAGGGCATCCCTCTGGTCTTTAAGCTCATTGGCGGCAGAGCCGGCGGCTGACGCCGTGGTGATCCGCTGGTTCAGTTCGGCAATCTGCTGGGTGTAGGAATTGATCTGGGTCACCGTTGTTTTCACATCAACGTTAACATCACTGCGGAGCTGGGTCAGTCTCTGCGAGGCATCGTTCAGATAGACGGCCACGGCAGCCCCTGCCTGCTGCAGCGCAGTCCGGGCCGCCGAATCGCCGGGATTCGTGGACAAGGTCTCCAGCAACCCATAGAATTCATCCATGGTAGTCGTAAAGCCGCTGCTGGAGGGCTCTCCCAGGATGGATTCGATTTCCTGCAGATAGTTGGCCTGGGTTTCCCATTTGCCCAGGGAACTATTCTCCTGCCAGTATTTCTGGTCCAGACGAAAATCCCGGACCCGCAGCACTGAATCGACCTGGGCTCCCGCGCCCACATAGAGGCGGCCGCTGTAAACCGCGGAAGGGCCGGCGGCGCTTTGATTCACAACCTGCCGCGAATAACCGGTGGTATTCACGTTGCTGGTGTTGTTGGCCGTCACCGACAGGCCGATTTTGCTGGCGGCCAGACCGCGCGAAGCAATGCTGAGGCCCATGAATGTAGAAGCCATCTCAATCCTCCCCTTATCCTATTTCGGCAATCAAATCGCCGATCAGGCCGTCAATGGTGCTGAGCACCCGCGAACTGGCGCTGTACGCGTTCTGATACATAATCATGTTCGACATTTCCTCGTCCATGGAAACACTGGCCACCAACTGCCGCTGCGTGTCCAACTGCTGGACCAGAGCGGTCTGGGTTTCGTAGTACCCTTCGGCGTTATCGCCGGCGGTTCCCAGCCAGGAAATCAGGGCCTGATAAAAATCGTTGCAATTCATTGATGAAGTGTCATATTGAAAGTATTCGCCGCTACTCAGATCATAGATCTGATTGGCGATGGTATTGTCGCCGGCTTCGCCGCTGGCAGACGCGGCAATCTTATTCCAATCGTCCGCTATCTTAGGATTGACCTGGATATTGCTGATACTGAGCGGCTGGCTGGCGTCGACAGTGGTGAAAAAATCCAGGCCGGTGCTGCCGTCAAGACCGATGCCGCTACTGTGCACTGCATTGATTTCAATCGCCAGGGTGGTGATCAAGTCATTCAAGCCTTGCCGCAGATTGGTGATGGAACTGGTTGCGTCTGCAGTGAAGTCATAGGGAAGGCCGGCGGCGTCAATAGTCTGGCAGCCGGTTGGATCGGCGTCCTCCAGATACGCTTTGATGCTGCCGCTGGTAATGCCGGCCCGGCGGTCAAAATCAGCCCATTGCACTGTCAGCGGATTGGCGCTCGATCCGTCGCCTTCCGTCACCAATTCATAGGCCCGGTCGCCGCTGACCAGAGTCACGCCGTCAATGGTGACCTGGAAGACGCCGTTGGACTGTACTGACACTTTGATATTGGCCAGGGAAGACATCTCGTCCAAAAGGCTGTCGCGCTGATCCCGCAGATAGGTGGCTTCCCCGCCGCCGGCCTCGGCCCGGGAGATTTCCTTGTTCAGGACGGCGACTTGTCCGGCCAGGTCGTTCAGGCTGGCCACGCTGTCCCTGACCCGGTTCACGGCGTCCTGCTGCAGCTGCTGCAATTGCTCGTCGATCCCGCTCAGGGCGCTGATGAGGGAAACCCCGGCTTCGGTAACCGACTGGCGGGTACTGACACTGCTGGGGTCTTTGCTCAGTTCGTCCCAGCTGTAAAAAAAGTCTTCGATCATTTGCTGCAAACCGTCGTCGGAGGTCCCGTCATCATCATTGGCCACAAACTCCATCAGCACTTCCTGCATGTATTCCAAATCGCCGCTTTTAACCGCCCAGTAGCCGGATTCGGCATTTTGCCGGCGATAGGTTTGATCGAGAAACTGGTTGCGCGCCCGCCGGATTTCTTCCACGCTGGAGCCGTTTCCCACGGACGCTCCTCCCGATAAAGGAGTATTGGTTTCCACATTGGCTGCCCTCACCCGGGAATAACCGGCAGTATTGACATTGGACAGGTTGGCGCTGGTAACCGCCAGGTTGGTGTGATTCACAAGCATTCCCGAATAGGCAACGCTGTAGCCGCCAAAAGTCGAACTCATAGCCGCACCTCCTTGTCTTTAGATGATACAGATCCCTGTCCCCAGAGCGGTGAAACCAATCCCGCCTTATGTATGGGCGGGACATGCATCACATGTTGATGAGAGATTGCAGCATTTCATCAGCGGTGGAAAGGATCTTGCTGTTGGCCTGATAGGCCCGCTGGGCGATCATCATCTGGGTGAATTGTTCGGCCAGATCCACATTGGACATTTCCAGCGTGCCGGAACTCAAGGTGCCCGTACCGCCGCTGCCGGCAGCAACGCCGCCGGTAAAATCGCCGGAGTTGGCGCTGGTTGTATAAAGGTTGGTTCCTATTTTCTCCAGACCTTCAGGATTGGAGAAAACCGCCAGGGCGATCATCCCCAGGGGCTGCGTCTGGTCATTGCTGTAGATACCGGTAATGACCCCATTGGAGCCGATGCTGATATCCTGAAGTTCGCCCGCTGCATAGCCGTCGATATAGGAAACGGTGACGCCGCTGTCGGTAGCGCTGGTATAGGTGGAAACGTTGGTAAAATCCAGGCTGATGTTAAAGGGCGCGGTGCTGGCCGAGGCGCCGGACGGGGTCAGGGTAATCGTCGGCGTGGTATTGAAATCAGTCGGATCGGTGGTGATAATGTTGCCGCTGGCATCAAACTCAACATAGCCGCTGGCAGCAACCGTCAGATTCGAGGCGGCGGAAGAGGCTTCCCAATACCAGCTGGTCACCGGATTAGCGGGGTCCGTATTGTCAACATAGCACTTTTTCCAGTTGATCTGAATATCGTAACTGTTGCCCTGGGCATCATAGACCGTCATTGATGTCGTTTTGTCAAACTCGTCGACTGTGCCGCCGATATCATTGAGCCCAGTAGCAGTGGAAGCAACCTCTGCCGAGGGGTCAAGATTGCCGGTAAAAGTAGCGGCAGTGGTGGGAGTAGGGTTGATGATCTGTTTGTTGCCGTTATAGATATCAGAAAAAATGTTAATGGGTTCTACTTCTTTATTGGTGTTATAAACATAAGAGCCGTCAGCCTGGGGCTGTCCGCCATAGTCCAGCCAACCGCAGACCTGATAGCCGCCGACGGTCAGGTTGCCCTGCTCGTCCACGCCGAAATTGCCGGCACGGGTAAACTGGTATTGGCCTACCGAACCGCCCTGGACGATGAAGAAGCCGCTGCCGCCGATAGATACGTCGGTACTGACGCCGGTAGACTGGGTGCTGCCTACCGTCATGAGAATATCGGTGGAGGCAATGCTGACGCCAAGTCCGATTTGTTTGGCATTCACGCCGCCGCGGGTGCTGGTGGCGCCGGAAGCGCCGCTGAGGGTCTGGCTTAAGAGGTCGCTGAAGCTGACCCGTTGCTGCTTATAACCGGTAGTGTTTACGTTGGCGATATTATTGGAGATCACATCGAGGTTGGACTGCTGGGACTTAAGGCCCGATACCCCGGAATAGAGCGCCATCATCATAGGAAATTACCCCCTCTGCTATTTGTTGCAAATATGTCTTAGGCTGTGGCTGTGGTGTCACCGGAATCCGAAATGTTGCCCACTTCCACCACACAATCAAGGGTCACGGCGGTTCCATCCACATTCAGATAGGTATTGCCGCCGTAAGAGATCACCGACTGCACGGTGCCGGTATAGGTAACGACATTGCCTGATGCATCGGTGATCTGATAGGCCACCTCCTGGCCGATCATATCGAAGGCCGCGGTATTGCTGATTCCGGTGTAGATGTTCTGCAGAGCCTCCAGCGAATTGATCTGGGCCATTTGGGACACATACTCGGTACTGCTGACCGGATCGGTAGGGTCCTGATATTGCAGTTCAGTTGCCAGCAGCTGAATGAACGAGTCGAAATCACTCAGGCTGTTGCTGCCTGTGGTGCTGCTCTTTTCCGTAGTGGTCGGGGTTAGCCAGTAATTGGTGATCGTATTGCTCATGTTATTTTGCCTCCTTTTATGTGGGTATCCATCGATATTGTCGCCGGCAAAGATTTTATTTCTGTTAGAAAAAAGGAGAAAGATAACATTTGTTTTCTATTGGATTTTTTACCGGAAAATAAAAAAGAACCCCTATGTCAGCCCCACGGGCTTGACATAGGGGTTCCCAGAAGACAAAGTGTGTTTTAAGAAAATCAAATGGCAAAGATATTCAGATAATTTTAGCTATCAACTGAACGAGATTAAAATACTTTCCACCCTCAGCTTCCATCATTTTGATGTCATCAGCGACAATGGGGTGATAACCGGTCTGCCACTCTTTCCACGCCTGTCTGCAGCAGGCCATTTCACGACTGTCCACTATTTCAATACCCTCTGCCATCTTCCATAAATCCTTCCACCAATCAAGAGAATGCAAGGTTCTTTCCATTTCGCTATTCCAAAACGGCTGCATTTCATCGGGAACGTTTTTCTCAAATTCGTATTTTAAGCCGGGAATAGCCACGGCGATATAGCCGCCCTTTTTTACAAAAGGAATGAGCGACGGGAGCATTTCCGCCGTATCACCGAAATAATGGTAAGCGTCCACCGTGAACAACAAGTCAAAATATCCATTTGCGAAAGGCAATCCTTTAGTCGCGTCTACGAAAATGGGAACGGCCTTATCATCAATTCCGATAGATTGGAAACGCTCATAGTTTTCAGTTGGCGAAATCCAAAGGTCGGCGGCGAAAACACACGCACCAAATTTTTTCGCTAATAAAATCGTGGAAAGGCCACACCCGCAACCGAGGTCAAGGATTCGCATATTCTCATTAATGTTTAGGTGTGACGTTAATTCCTCTGTTACTCGCAAGGCGTTTGGCCCCATCATAGCAGCTTTCAAGAACTCCGCATTTTTATCATTAGAAATAAACTGGTTTGTAAATGTATACATGTTATTCTTCCTTTCTAATTTTCGCCTTATAGAAAGAAACAAAAAAGCACAGTATGCTACTGCGCTACAAATTACACCATTATAAAAATGGATGCTCATTCAATCTGTAAGGCAGTTTTTCACAACATAAACAAGAGCAGAACAACTGCTCATCTCATGCGTTCAACTTAAATCCTTACAGCACTACCGACATCCATACACTCCTTCTTTCTTTAACATACTATATCATGGCACTATCATTATGTCAAAGCAATAAAATTGCCTTACCGTCCAGAACCCCTATGTCAGCCCTACGGGCTTGACATAGGGGTTCTGACCTTTACGCTTTAAAGCACCAGGGCCGCCAGTTCTTTGTGGGGCGCTGGCAGAACCAGCTGATCCGCCAAAAAGCCGCTGTCTAGAATAGCACTGCTGCCGGCCCGCACGGCGGCGGTGACGGCCCCAACCTCGCCGCTTAACGTTACCAGGGCTTTGCCGCCCATTCCCCGGGCCAGCCGAACTTCCAGCAGCTCAACAGCAGCGGCTTTTACGGCCGTATCGGCGGCAATAATGGCCGAGGCTACGGAATAACTTTCAATCAGTCCCAGGGAACGGAGCTGTTTTGCCTCGGTACAGCCGGTCAATGCCGGAAACAGGTTGGGATGCAGATTGGGCAGGACGAATTCATCCACGATATTCTCCGCGCCGCCAGCTGCCCGGCCGCTGCTGACCGCGCTCTGAACGGCGCCCACGTCGCCGGCCACCATGACCATATACTTGCCCGGACACAGGGACTGGGCGGTTACCAACTCCACCGGAGCGGCTTTTAGCATGGCATCGGCAGCCAGAATGCCCTTGGTAATATTCTTCATTTCCAGTAAGCCAATGGCGCTTTTCATATCTTATCCCCCTGTACAGCTTCAATCGTCACACAGCTGTCCACTGCGGTAACACGGCCGCTGATGCTGGCGTGCAGATTGGCTCCCACCGCCGCCCCCTCGGGAATCACGGCAATGAGATCGCCGCGCTTTACGCTCTTGCCCACGCCGACGATCGGCCGGGCGGGAGCGCCGATATGCTGGGCCAGAGGCAGGGTCACGTTTTGCACCGTTATTGCCGGCAAAGTCAGCGGCGCTTTGGCCTCATAGCGTTCCAAACCCAGACGGGCCAGCAGTCTCTTGGCGGGAATGCGGCGGAATTCACGGCTGGCGTGAGGGGCCTGGGGTTTGGCCTGATGGGGATTTTTCACGCCGGCTTTGGCCAGCTGGCGTTTGAATTCGGCGTTTACCCGGCGGGGCGACAATCCCATGGTGCAGCCGTAGATATCGCAGGCGCCGCACTCCGAGCACAGCATGGCACGGGTAATAACCGCCTCCGGCACTTCCCCCGGCCAAGGGCCTGCATAATGCGGTGGGGCTGCAGGCTGTGCCCCAGTAAATGCCGCGGGCAGACATCGGTGCAGGCCATACAGTTGCAGCATACCGCCTTGGCCCGATTGGCAATCATGGACCAGGGCAGATTTTTTTGCATGACCAGCGGGTGTTCCCGCGGCAGGACAATAATGCCGCCGGTTGTTTTGGTCACCGGCTGATCGGGGGTGACCAGCCTGCCCATCATCGGACCGCCCTCGATGATCGCATAGTCCTGAACCGCCGGACCGCCGGCCAGAGCGATCAATTCAGCGATCCTGATTCCCAGCGGCACTTCCAGGGTCACCGGATTGCCTACCGTCCCGGTCACGGTGACATATTTGTCCACCACCGGCTGGCCTTCCAGGGACCGGGCCACATTGACCAGGGTCTGGACATTGCTGACCACCGCGCCCACATGCAGGGGAATTCCCCCCTCCGGCACAATTCTGCCGGTCACTTCATGGAGCAGCACCTGTTCGTCGCCGGCCGGATAAAAATCAGGCAGAAAAAACAGTTCAATGCGATTCTCTCCTGTTTGAGCCAAAACTGCCTGCAGTTCCGTTACCGCTTCCTGGTATTTTTTCTTCAAGCCGATAAAGCCGCGGTTGGCCCCGGTAGCCAGCATGACCGTCTGCAGACCGATGATCAGTTTCCTGCTCTCCACCGCCATCAGCTGCTGATCCGCCCGCAGCAGCGGCTCACATTCGGCGCCGTTGGCAATCACCATGTCCACTGCGGCGTTGATCTTAACGTGGGTGGGAAAGCCGGCGCCGCCGGCTCCCACTACCCCGGCCGTCTTAACGGCGGCCAGTATCTGTTCCTTCATATTATCCATTATTCCACCCGCTTTTTTATACGATCGAGAAGGCATCCACCAAGGCGCAGCGCCGCTGCCGGGTAAAGCTGCGGGCCGAGGTCAGCCCTTCGCCGGTGGGGCCGGCGATAGTAAAGGTGGTGAACCCTTCACCGCCCACGCCGATACCGGCATAAGACGGAGCATTTTTAACAAAGATGGTGGTTTCGATGGCCTTGGCCAGCCGGGTCATATAATCCACATTCTTGGAATGCATGACCGCCGTATGCCGGTTGCCATGCTCCACCTTCACCGCCAGATCGATGGCGGCGTCGATGTCCCGCACCGAGACCAGCGGCAGCACCGGCATCATCAGTTCTTCCAGCACGAAAGGATGGTCGGCCGGGGTCTCGCACAGGATGACCCGGATATGATCCGGCGCCTGGATATTGATCTTGCTTAAAATAAACTTTGCGTCTTTGCCGATATAGTCCTTATTGACGCCATAGACTCTACGCGGTTTTCCCACGCAGCCGGGAGCCATCTCTTCCGTCCTTTCGGTAAGAACCACCTCCATCA
The Acetonema longum DSM 6540 DNA segment above includes these coding regions:
- the flgL gene encoding flagellar hook-associated protein FlgL, coding for MRITNNMMIADTVWNINKNAARLSKAQQQMSSQQKIQLPSDDPVVATRAIKYRNYVDTVAQYQKNVEDAASWQKVTESALNDLGDIITRARELTVEASSDVLTEEELQKIKAEVIQLQQEAVDVMNTSYAGRYVFAGFATDEAPFELVSTSAGDKVMFKGQYLSIGGPMADSLSDADITAFCTANASDIYQDSGDQAIQYNIGYGAQVAVNLEGQDVTGQETDSNLFDTFAKLLLALDGETSYKTAEVSGTPAAVTVTANNFEIDDLLTDWDEDHERVLTEQADLGARMNYVNMTKNRLSNDHETYTTLMSNNEDVDTAEASIALTTAEYVYEASLAVGAKTINKTLVDFLA
- the fliD gene encoding flagellar filament capping protein FliD, encoding MSSSSSVTSTTVSGTTRVTGLVSGIDVDSIVEQLMSAKKTKLNKLQQQQQLAEWRQETYRGIISEVQSFTSKYFDVTSSSSLLSQSTFRQFQTSSSSAVTVTAGSGAAAGTHSIQVSQLATAATRTTDGRLSQDIRGASAADYSSLTGKSFVIEVDGSKKTVTLDDSVADAASLQTAIDKAVGEGKVTVTEDAGVLTIAAASGSGVQKITVSSSGSSSSALESLGFSGEGAILSNRIDTSATLETLAGTIANSFTFNSDDQVEFAVNGVSFTFDKDDTLDQVMKKINQSDAGVTLSYNSLSDQLVLTAGETGAGQTLTVTETDSTFLAAALSQASAGQDAKLTLDGQELTRSSNTVTVDGVIYTLNETTTEAVTVTLAQDTDTIYDTIAGFVNDYNALIDSINAELSAEYDSDYPPLTEDQKAEMSEDEIEEWEAKAKTGLLAGDSVLKNLLSNLRTAVYDSVAGQSVTISGIGITTGTYDEKGKLHIDETKLKEAIEANPEGVMNLFTQQSSAYSGTTTVRTLNSGELQTRYKEEGLAYRFYDILQANVSTIRDNSGNKGLLLQKAGTSGDASSTDNVLTNAINDYQERIEKEEERLDEEEERLYAQYTSLETYISQMNAQLTALQSYLNTGS
- a CDS encoding OPT family oligopeptide transporter, which produces MKQVDFTSHNLDVPELTLRGMLLGVLITVIFTASNVYLGLKVGLTFSSSIPAAVISMAVLKMFKDSNVLENNMVQTQASAAGTLSAVIFIIPGLLMIGYWQGFAFWQTLMICACGGCLGVLFTIPLRRAMVVNSDLPYPEGLAAAEILKVGSGSAAGTKENGIREILSGGIISAIVSLGTSGFQVISSEVHYWFTFGKITSQLPIGFSSALLGAGYLIGIASGMAMLTGTILAWGVFVPYLTSITPPAAGQSASALASAIWAQKVRLIGAGAIGIAAIWTLFTLIKPIIEGMQISMQAMNRQDAGKTLHRMDTDMSPKATGMVLAVILIGLLGTFYSFIADANLAAGTTWLFVIAGVAVAICMGFFVAAACGYMAGLIGTSASPISGIGILGIIISSLVVLGIGSTVSLFDTAMGTKFAIALAIFITSVIVSIAAISNDNLQDLKTGYLVGATPWRQQVALLLGCIVGAFAIAPVLNLLYEAYGFVGAMPRPGMDESQVLSAPQATLMSTIAQGIFSHNLDWNYILGGVGVGIAMIIVDRLLKKNSAKYSLPPLAVGMGIYLPPTLEMPLILGAVMSYFVFRYLRNRAAERSPQNIEEDVEACNRHGVLFASGLIVGESIMGVIIAIIIVFSVTSGGSDAPLALVKEFGPTADWLGLAVFIAMIVLFVQRIVSVKFETNK